Proteins encoded together in one Terriglobus saanensis SP1PR4 window:
- the metG gene encoding methionine--tRNA ligase subunit beta has translation MPNKKDKFYLTTPIYYVNARPHIGHAYTTLTADTIARRKRLQGFDTYFLTGTDEHGQKIQRSAEAAGIPPQQFADQVSEQFRALWDRMGVTYDQYIRTTDEAHKRGAQKLFTTLYERGFIELRSYTGQYSIGEEMFVEGPPGTIGPDGKLTETVTEENFFFKLSEFQTQLIDLIGSNELEITPEARKNEVLSFLRGNVNDTDATAVSAAGHKYIPGALRDLSISRSSFTWGIPVPEIVAGLTEQKHVIYVWLDALANYMTAVGYGSDDPADIAKFEKYWPADLHIVGKEITRFHCVYWPAFLLAAGLPLPKKIVAHGWLLFEESKMSKSRGNIVRSETILEGFGSIKPDLPKAEQDLFAADVLRYFLLREIPFGQDGSFSFDAMVTRYNADLANGYGNLVSRTLSMVEKNFGGVLPAPSDEIPNGEFETLAALIDADFDTQTFTRATTSIAQMITNADRFFSEAAPWKLAKEEASREKFGDVLYRSAESIRTITALLYPILPYATAQVWRQLGLGDIEQAAKNGELNNLHWGGLKPGTKLGPLAPIFPRADKEIITRMTDLEQSNKPAAAPEATPETKTVTDPMAQDIAPPADTVVAEQHKPITIDDFAKIELRVGQIKIAERIPKADKLLRLEVDLGTETRQILSGIAEWYTPEDLVGRRIVVITNLAPRKMRGLESHGMLLAASEGENGKPVLATFSEEIALGSRLK, from the coding sequence ATGCCCAACAAAAAAGATAAGTTCTATCTCACGACCCCGATCTATTACGTCAACGCGCGCCCCCACATCGGCCACGCTTACACCACACTGACGGCGGACACCATCGCGCGCCGCAAGCGCCTGCAGGGGTTCGATACCTACTTCCTGACCGGCACCGACGAGCACGGCCAGAAGATCCAGCGATCCGCCGAAGCCGCGGGCATTCCGCCCCAGCAGTTCGCCGACCAGGTCTCCGAACAGTTCCGCGCCCTGTGGGACCGCATGGGCGTTACCTACGACCAATACATCCGCACGACCGACGAAGCCCACAAGCGCGGCGCGCAGAAGCTCTTCACCACCCTCTACGAACGCGGCTTCATCGAACTCCGCTCCTATACCGGCCAGTACTCCATCGGCGAGGAGATGTTCGTCGAAGGGCCTCCCGGGACCATCGGCCCGGACGGTAAGCTGACGGAGACGGTCACGGAAGAAAATTTCTTCTTCAAGCTCTCCGAGTTTCAGACACAGCTCATCGACCTGATTGGGTCGAACGAGCTCGAGATCACGCCAGAAGCACGTAAGAACGAGGTTTTGAGCTTTTTGCGTGGAAACGTGAACGACACGGATGCGACCGCTGTCAGCGCTGCCGGACACAAGTACATCCCTGGCGCTCTCCGCGATCTTTCCATCTCGCGTTCTTCTTTTACCTGGGGAATCCCCGTTCCTGAGATCGTCGCCGGACTCACGGAACAGAAGCACGTCATCTATGTCTGGCTCGATGCGCTCGCCAACTACATGACCGCGGTGGGCTACGGCTCGGACGATCCGGCCGACATCGCGAAGTTCGAAAAGTACTGGCCCGCTGATCTGCATATTGTCGGCAAAGAGATCACGCGCTTCCACTGCGTCTACTGGCCCGCGTTCCTTCTGGCCGCCGGTCTGCCGCTACCGAAGAAGATCGTCGCCCACGGCTGGCTGCTCTTTGAAGAGTCGAAGATGTCGAAGTCGCGCGGCAACATCGTCCGGTCAGAAACAATCCTCGAAGGCTTCGGTTCGATCAAGCCTGACCTGCCCAAGGCTGAGCAGGACCTCTTCGCTGCTGACGTTCTTCGATACTTCCTTCTGCGCGAAATTCCCTTTGGTCAGGACGGCAGCTTCTCTTTCGACGCGATGGTTACGCGCTATAACGCTGATCTGGCGAACGGATATGGGAATCTTGTGAGCCGAACGCTTTCCATGGTGGAAAAGAATTTTGGAGGCGTTCTTCCTGCACCGTCGGACGAAATCCCCAATGGGGAATTCGAAACGCTCGCAGCCCTAATCGATGCCGACTTTGACACGCAGACCTTCACGCGCGCGACCACCTCTATCGCGCAGATGATCACGAATGCGGACAGGTTCTTCAGCGAAGCCGCGCCGTGGAAGCTTGCAAAGGAAGAAGCCAGCCGCGAGAAGTTCGGAGATGTTTTATATCGCAGCGCCGAATCGATTCGCACGATCACTGCACTGCTCTATCCGATTCTTCCCTACGCCACGGCGCAGGTCTGGCGACAACTCGGCCTCGGCGATATCGAACAGGCAGCCAAAAACGGCGAACTCAACAATCTCCACTGGGGAGGACTAAAGCCCGGCACCAAGCTCGGCCCCCTCGCCCCCATCTTCCCCCGCGCAGACAAGGAAATCATCACTCGTATGACCGACCTCGAACAGTCCAACAAGCCCGCAGCCGCACCCGAAGCTACTCCCGAGACGAAGACCGTCACCGACCCCATGGCGCAGGACATCGCTCCCCCCGCCGACACCGTTGTCGCCGAGCAGCACAAGCCCATCACCATCGATGACTTCGCCAAGATCGAGCTCCGCGTTGGTCAGATCAAGATCGCCGAGCGCATCCCCAAAGCCGACAAGCTTCTGCGCCTCGAAGTCGATCTTGGCACGGAGACACGCCAGATCCTCTCCGGCATCGCCGAGTGGTACACACCGGAAGACCTCGTCGGTCGCCGCATCGTTGTGATCACGAATCTCGCGCCTCGCAAGATGCGCGGTCTGGAGTCGCACGGGATGCTGCTCGCAGCCAGCGAAGGAGAAAACGGCAAGCCGGTGCTCGCCACCTTCTCGGAAGAGATCGCCCTCGGTTCCAGACTGAAGTAG
- a CDS encoding glycoside hydrolase family 30 protein encodes MKVLRRFGVSVCLLVAVAGHTQRVQEWLTTPDRKALVAEQVPTAFVKQSPAVETIIVDPKQKMQTMDGFGFALTGGSAQLMQKMSPAARTALIHELLETTDKGIGVSYLRVSIGASDMNDRVFSYDDLPPGEEDRSLLRFSLREDEADVIPVLREVLKISPKIAIMASPWTAPSWMKTNGDPKGGKLKPEMYGTYAAYLVKYLEGMEAEGIPITALTVQNEPLNPKNTPSMVMEAEEQKIFIRDHLGPALRRSKLKTKIILYDHNMDEPGYPMTTLKDKAAAKYVAGSGFHLYLGKAEAMSTVHDAFPQKGLYFTEQMIVDRKGATGLAIAAPVKRVIVGATRNWAKSVLLWNLAADPQFGPHTSNGGCPVCEGAITLDGDTVTRNLAFYTLAHASKFVPPGSVRVGSTETDELADVAFRTRARKLVLIVANTSADEKSFAVRDGNKVFEAKLTAGAVATYVW; translated from the coding sequence GTGAAGGTGTTACGGCGTTTTGGTGTAAGTGTGTGCCTGCTGGTTGCGGTTGCGGGGCACACGCAAAGGGTGCAGGAGTGGTTGACCACGCCTGATCGCAAGGCACTAGTGGCAGAACAGGTTCCGACGGCTTTCGTAAAGCAAAGCCCCGCCGTGGAAACGATTATCGTCGACCCCAAGCAGAAGATGCAGACAATGGATGGCTTTGGCTTTGCCCTGACCGGTGGAAGTGCACAATTAATGCAGAAGATGTCACCAGCCGCGCGCACGGCGCTGATCCATGAACTTCTGGAGACGACGGACAAGGGAATCGGTGTCAGCTACTTGCGCGTGAGCATTGGCGCGTCCGATATGAACGACCGCGTCTTTTCGTACGACGATCTTCCTCCCGGAGAAGAGGACAGGTCGCTTTTGAGGTTTTCGCTACGCGAGGATGAGGCTGACGTGATCCCGGTGTTGCGCGAAGTCCTGAAGATCTCGCCGAAGATCGCGATCATGGCCTCTCCGTGGACTGCGCCCTCGTGGATGAAGACAAACGGTGATCCCAAGGGCGGCAAGCTGAAACCGGAGATGTACGGAACCTATGCTGCATACCTGGTGAAATACCTGGAGGGCATGGAGGCCGAGGGAATCCCGATTACGGCTCTTACCGTGCAGAATGAGCCCCTGAATCCGAAGAACACGCCGAGCATGGTGATGGAGGCGGAGGAGCAGAAGATCTTTATCCGCGACCACCTGGGCCCCGCACTGCGACGGAGCAAGCTGAAGACGAAGATCATCCTCTACGACCACAACATGGATGAGCCGGGATACCCGATGACCACGTTGAAGGACAAGGCAGCGGCGAAGTACGTGGCAGGTTCGGGTTTTCACCTGTATCTCGGCAAGGCCGAGGCGATGTCCACGGTGCACGATGCGTTTCCGCAGAAGGGCCTGTATTTTACGGAGCAGATGATCGTCGACCGCAAGGGAGCTACAGGGCTGGCGATTGCCGCGCCCGTGAAAAGGGTGATCGTAGGTGCGACGCGAAATTGGGCAAAGAGTGTGCTGCTCTGGAATCTCGCGGCCGATCCGCAGTTTGGCCCCCACACTTCGAACGGAGGATGTCCGGTTTGCGAGGGTGCGATCACGCTGGACGGCGATACTGTGACCCGGAACCTGGCATTTTATACGCTCGCGCATGCGTCAAAGTTTGTGCCTCCGGGCTCTGTGCGCGTCGGCTCGACGGAGACCGATGAGCTGGCGGATGTGGCGTTTCGAACGCGCGCTAGGAAGCTGGTTTTAATCGTGGCCAACACGTCGGCGGACGAAAAGAGCTTCGCGGTTCGTGACGGCAATAAGGTCTTCGAGGCGAAGCTGACGGCAGGCGCGGTGGCCACCTATGTTTGGTAA
- a CDS encoding YncE family protein — translation MKTCSFLSLLPVVALAAALPAQTLLVTNQYAHTLSFVDPATAKVVAEVAEGGAGHEVIASPDGRWAVVPLYGSAGVGKPGTDGSTMLIVDVPAHKVVKTFDFGHGVRPHKPVWDAKRNVLYVTTELDKTVSVLDPKTWTIVGSIPTEQEQSHMFALSHDGMRGYTANVGPGTVSVLDIADRKTLKVIPISKDTQRISISNDDKWVFTADQVEPKLAVIDAKTMALKSWVTLPGIGYGTAPTKDGKYLIVTLRPSHEVAIVDLASLKVVKTIPLEEIPTEVIVRPDGKVAYVSCGHRVAALDTSTWAVQNWIATGNGADGLAWAK, via the coding sequence ATGAAAACGTGCTCTTTTCTCTCGCTTCTGCCTGTCGTGGCCCTCGCCGCCGCTTTGCCCGCACAGACGTTGCTGGTGACGAACCAATATGCGCATACCTTGAGCTTCGTGGACCCCGCAACGGCCAAGGTGGTCGCCGAAGTCGCCGAGGGCGGCGCAGGCCACGAGGTTATCGCTTCTCCGGACGGGCGTTGGGCTGTGGTGCCGTTGTACGGCTCCGCTGGCGTCGGCAAGCCTGGAACGGATGGAAGCACCATGCTCATCGTGGACGTGCCTGCGCATAAAGTCGTGAAGACCTTCGACTTCGGTCACGGCGTGCGTCCCCACAAGCCGGTCTGGGACGCGAAGCGGAACGTGCTCTACGTGACCACGGAGCTGGACAAGACCGTTTCCGTGCTGGACCCGAAGACGTGGACGATTGTGGGATCGATCCCGACGGAGCAGGAGCAGTCGCATATGTTTGCCCTTTCGCATGACGGGATGCGCGGCTACACGGCGAATGTCGGCCCCGGAACGGTCTCCGTGCTGGATATCGCCGACCGCAAGACGCTGAAGGTGATCCCCATTTCGAAAGACACGCAGCGAATCTCAATATCGAACGACGACAAATGGGTCTTTACGGCGGACCAGGTCGAGCCGAAGCTGGCGGTGATCGATGCGAAGACGATGGCGTTAAAGAGCTGGGTGACGCTGCCTGGGATTGGCTACGGCACGGCTCCCACCAAGGACGGCAAGTACTTGATCGTGACGCTTCGACCGTCGCACGAGGTGGCCATCGTCGACCTCGCCAGCCTTAAGGTGGTCAAGACGATCCCCCTGGAAGAGATTCCCACGGAGGTGATCGTGCGCCCGGACGGCAAGGTAGCCTATGTAAGCTGCGGGCATCGCGTGGCTGCGCTGGATACCTCGACGTGGGCCGTGCAGAACTGGATCGCAACCGGCAATGGAGCGGACGGTCTGGCCTGGGCGAAGTAG